In one Balaenoptera ricei isolate mBalRic1 chromosome 20, mBalRic1.hap2, whole genome shotgun sequence genomic region, the following are encoded:
- the LOC132355461 gene encoding LOW QUALITY PROTEIN: leucine-rich repeat-containing protein 37A3-like (The sequence of the model RefSeq protein was modified relative to this genomic sequence to represent the inferred CDS: substituted 1 base at 1 genomic stop codon), with amino-acid sequence MVPLVPFVVPIVGDKTLRVWELSSGPTAEALVIIIPYEKEGNPEACYSEGYDRCIPETADCGFRVLPSRMACCLCQFKNTIEVVCKTVKLRCDSECLTDVTRCDEETSLGNAEGSLMKVLQAWKKNNSPELTIESERASSDKSAISLSGFMNEQLDFNKNSDIIRARIYILPYISEGNLGDVESTLLPFLQVLFSNTQDGDTPLGLLKNNTRSPSVKRVRNNSTNKNRWRKLHFLENLLDAETQEKMDEVKKEEKPATRTRSNLLSAMYKRYIFQKKLETAQPQKDSLAKTKSTEEKLLRMNRVLKGPRGLQKMHLQAVGDESVWGKQNAQPSVASTAEERRLRRPSPRKLNQLLMVQRPRKLVGKSSNAESSFIKEHKAAGSSTLKQYFKGRPSASIPPKSPPEVKSKSKDLSNTILVLEDAKARLRNIKDFELISHSGKKYIFHKIRTHRVHRKPKVKRSRKFRKKISPNRVMLASPPFSVGRSLINSPPREAVSSSREVTSQENPFPELFSLSDPSIENTTSENNTAQNVSEKIISTGNSSLPGGTSPGNTTHRNVSTAHSTVAADNSMPTVQHTNETQWEXHNTGTELSSKPTGFTFLGFTSPGDQVETQLKQQLRSLIPNNDMRRLISHIIQTLKIDCSETHVQLACANLISRTGLLMKLLSKQQEVKVSKAEWDTDQWKSDNSISESTEAQSEQKEQESSELTKEVPGCGCNNKLILAISVTVVVTILVTILCLIEIYSHRIAKGEDKKRSRR; translated from the exons ATGGTGCCGTTGGTACCTTTTGTGGTTCCCATCGTGGGTGACAAAACCTTGCGGGTGTGGGAGCTGAGCTCTGGACCCACGGCCGAGGCCTT GGTCATTATCATTCCTTATGAAAAGGAAGGTAACCCAGAAGCTTGCTATTCAGAAGGCTATGACAGATGCATTCCGGAAACTGCTGATTGTGGTTTTAg GGTCTTACCTAGCCGTATGGCCTGCTGCCTCTGCCAATTTAAAAACACTATTGAGGTTGTCTGTAAGACAGTCAAGCTGCGTTGTGACAGTGAATGCCTGACAGACGTCACACGTTGTG ATGAAGAAACATCTCTAGGGAATGCAGAAGGATCGTTGATGAAGGTGTTACAAGCGTGGAAGAAGAACAACAGCCCCGAGCTGACTATTGAGTCAGAGAGGGCATCCTCAGATAAAAGTGCTATCAGCTTGTCAGGCTTCATGAATGAGCAGCTGGACTTTAATAAAAACAGTGATATTATCAGGGCACGAATTTACATACTGCCTTATATCTCAGAGGGAAATCTAGGAGATGTGGAATCAACATTATTACCATTCCTTCAAGTTCTTTTTTCAAATACACAAGATGGAGATACGCCGCTGGGCCTTTTGAAAAACAATACAAGGAGCCCTTCTGTTAAACGTGTACGCAACAATTCAACTAATAAAAATAGATGGAGGAAACTCCATTTTCTGGAAAATTTGTTAGATGCAGAAACTCAAGAAAAAATGGATGaggtgaaaaaggaagaaaaacctgCCACGCGTACGCGTTCCAACCTTTTAAGTGCCATGTATAAACGCTACATCTTTCAAAAGAAGTTGGAAACTGCCCAACCACAGAAAGACAGCCTAGCAAAGACTAAGAGTACAGAGGAAAAGCTGCTGAGAATGAACAGGGTCCTCAAGGGCCCGAGGGGCCTACAGAAAATGCACCTCCAAGCAGTGGGAGATGAGAgcgtctgggggaaacagaatgCCCAGCCATCTGTGGCGAGCACTGCCGAAGAAAGAAGGCTCAGGAGGCCATCCCCAAGAAAGCTGAATCAGCTACTCATGGTGCAGAGGCCCAGGAAGCTGGTGGGAAAGTCCTCCAATGCAGAGTCTTCATTCATAAAGGAACACAAGGCAGCAGGTTCCTCTACCCTGAAACAGTACTTCAAGGGCAGGCCTTCTGCCTCCATCCCTCCAAAATCCCCACCTGAGgttaaaagcaaatcaaaagaCTTATCCAACACTATACTTGTTTTAGAAGATGCAAAGGCTAGACTTAGAAATATTAAGGATTTTGAACTAATCTCACATTCTGGGAAAAAATACATCTTCCATAAAATTAGGACTCATCGGGTCcacagaaaacccaaagtcaaaaGGAGTCGAAAGTTCAGAAAGAAAATTTCACCCAATAGAGTGATGCTTGCAAGCCCTCCGTTCTCTGTAGGGAGGAGTCTCATAAATTCCCCTCCACGAGAGGCTGTTTCATCTTCACGAGAAGTGACTTCTCAGGAAAATCCTTTTccagaattattttctctttcagaccctTCCATAGAAAACACTACTTCAGAAAACAATACTGCacaaaatgtttctgaaaaaattatttctacagGAAACTCTAGTCTgccaggaggaaccagccctggaAACACTACCCATAGGAATGTCTCCACTGCACATTCTACTGTCGCTGCAGACAACAGTATGCCAACTGTTCAACACACCAACGAAACACAATGGGAGTAGCACAACACGGGCACTGAATTATCCTCTAAGCCCACAGGCTTCACTTTCCTAGGGTTCACATCCCCGGGTGATCAAGTTGAAACTCAGCTAAAGCAGCAGCTACGGTCCCTCATCCCCAACAATGACATGCGAAGGCTCATTTCTCATATTATCCAGACTCTGAAAATAGACTGCTCGGAGACCCACGTGCAGCTGGCCTGTGCCAACCTCATCTCTAGAACAGGCCTCCTGATGAAGCTTCTCAGCAAGCAGCAAGAAGTAAAGGTGTCCAAAGCGGAATGGGATACGGACCAGTGGAAAAGTGACAACTCTATCAGTGAGAGCACAGAAGCCCAGAGTGAGCAGAAAGAGCAGGAGTCAAGTGAG ctcacAAAAGAAGTTCCAGGATGTGGCTGTAACAACAAACTCATCTTGGCAATATCTGTAACTGTAGTAGTGACGATTTTGGTTACAATTCTCTGTCTCATTGAG
- the LOC132355462 gene encoding leucine-rich repeat-containing protein 37A3-like isoform X2, which yields MKVLQAWKKNNSPELTIESERASSDKSAISLSGFMNEQLDFNKNSDIIRARIYILPYISEGNLGDVESTLLPFLQVLFSNTQDGDTPLGLLKNNTRSPSVKRVRNNSTNKNRWRKLHFLENLLDAETQEKMDEVKKEEKPATRTRSNLLSAMYKRYIFQKKLETAQPQKDSLAKTKSTEEKLLRMNRVLKGPRGLQKMHLQAVGDESVWGKQNAQPSVASTAEERRLRRPSPRKLNQLLMVQRPRKLVGKSSNAESSFIKEHKAAGSSTLKQYFKGRPSASIPPKSPPEVKSKSKDLSNTILVLEDAKARLRNIKDFELISHSGKKYIFHKIRTHRVHRKPKVKRSRKFRKKISPNRVMLASPPFSVGRSLINSPPREAVSSSREVTSQENPFPELFSLSDPSIENTTSENNTAQNVSEKIISTGNSSLPGGTSPGNTTHRNVSTAHSTVAADNSMPTVQHTNETQWE from the coding sequence ATGAAGGTGTTACAAGCGTGGAAGAAGAACAACAGCCCCGAGCTGACTATTGAGTCAGAGAGGGCATCCTCAGATAAAAGTGCTATCAGCTTGTCAGGCTTCATGAATGAGCAGCTGGACTTTAATAAAAACAGTGATATTATCAGGGCACGAATTTACATACTGCCTTATATCTCAGAGGGAAATCTAGGAGATGTGGAATCAACATTATTACCATTCCTTCAAGTTCTTTTTTCAAATACACAAGATGGAGATACGCCGCTGGGCCTTTTGAAAAACAATACAAGGAGCCCTTCTGTTAAACGTGTACGCAACAATTCAACTAATAAAAATAGATGGAGGAAACTCCATTTTCTGGAAAATTTGTTAGATGCAGAAACTCAAGAAAAAATGGATGaggtgaaaaaggaagaaaaacctgCCACGCGTACGCGTTCCAACCTTTTAAGTGCCATGTATAAACGCTACATCTTTCAAAAGAAGTTGGAAACTGCCCAACCACAGAAAGACAGCCTAGCAAAGACTAAGAGTACAGAGGAAAAGCTGCTGAGAATGAACAGGGTCCTCAAGGGCCCGAGGGGCCTACAGAAAATGCACCTCCAAGCAGTGGGAGATGAGAgcgtctgggggaaacagaatgCCCAGCCATCTGTGGCGAGCACTGCCGAAGAAAGAAGGCTCAGGAGGCCATCCCCAAGAAAGCTGAATCAGCTACTCATGGTGCAGAGGCCCAGGAAGCTGGTGGGAAAGTCCTCCAATGCAGAGTCTTCATTCATAAAGGAACACAAGGCAGCAGGTTCCTCTACCCTGAAACAGTACTTCAAGGGCAGGCCTTCTGCCTCCATCCCTCCAAAATCCCCACCTGAGgttaaaagcaaatcaaaagaCTTATCCAACACTATACTTGTTTTAGAAGATGCAAAGGCTAGACTTAGAAATATTAAGGATTTTGAACTAATCTCACATTCTGGGAAAAAATACATCTTCCATAAAATTAGGACTCATCGGGTCcacagaaaacccaaagtcaaaaGGAGTCGAAAGTTCAGAAAGAAAATTTCACCCAATAGAGTGATGCTTGCAAGCCCTCCGTTCTCTGTAGGGAGGAGTCTCATAAATTCCCCTCCACGAGAGGCTGTTTCATCTTCACGAGAAGTGACTTCTCAGGAAAATCCTTTTccagaattattttctctttcagaccctTCCATAGAAAACACTACTTCAGAAAACAATACTGCacaaaatgtttctgaaaaaattatttctacagGAAACTCTAGTCTgccaggaggaaccagccctggaAACACTACCCATAGGAATGTCTCCACTGCACATTCTACTGTCGCTGCAGACAACAGTATGCCAACTGTTCAACACACCAACGAAACACAATGGGAGTAG
- the LOC132355462 gene encoding uncharacterized protein LOC132355462 isoform X3 — protein MRPEAAFSGISSEGSLSFLMKRKVTQKLAIQKAMTDAFRKLLIVVLGLSTENTTSENNTAQNVSEEIISTGNSTLPGGTGPGNTTHRNVSTAHSTVAADNSMPTVQHTNETQWE, from the exons ATGCGACCAGAAGCAGCTTTTTCAGGCATCTCCAGTGAAG GGTCATTATCATTCCTTATGAAAAGGAAGGTAACCCAGAAGCTTGCTATTCAGAAGGCTATGACAGATGCATTCCGGAAACTGCTGATTGTGGTTTTAg gcCTTTCTACAGAAAACACTACTTCAGAAAACAATACAGcacaaaatgtttctgaagaaattATTTCTACAGGAAACTCTACTCTCCCAGGAGGAACCGGCCCTGGAAACACTACCCATAGGAACGTCTCCACTGCACATTCTACTGTTGCTGCAGACAACAGTATGCCAACTGTTCAACACACCAACGAAACACAATGGGAGTAG
- the LOC132355467 gene encoding leucine-rich repeat-containing protein 37A3-like: MRRLISHIIQTLKIDCSETHVQLACANLISRTGLLMKLLSKQQEVKVSKAEWDTDQWKSDNSISESTEAQSEQKEQESSELTKEVPGCGCNNKLILAISVTVVVTILVTILCLIENRFILIELQKGKIKKEAEDKYWSFNAEFYN; this comes from the exons ATGCGAAGGCTCATTTCTCATATTATCCAGACTCTGAAAATAGACTGCTCGGAGACCCACGTGCAGCTGGCCTGTGCCAACCTCATCTCTAGAACAGGCCTCCTGATGAAGCTTCTCAGCAAGCAGCAAGAAGTAAAGGTGTCCAAAGCGGAATGGGATACGGACCAGTGGAAAAGTGACAACTCTATCAGTGAGAGCACAGAAGCCCAGAGTGAGCAGAAAGAGCAGGAGTCAAGTGAG ctcacAAAAGAAGTTCCAGGATGTGGCTGTAACAACAAACTCATCTTGGCAATATCTGTAACTGTAGTAGTGACGATTTTGGTTACAATTCTCTGTCTCATTGAG AACAGATTTATTCTCATAGAATTGCAAAAGgggaagataaaaaaagaagcagaagataAATATTGGTCTTTTAACGCAGAATTTTACAACTAG
- the LOC132355462 gene encoding leucine-rich repeat-containing protein 37A3-like isoform X1, which produces MACCLCQFKNTIEVVCKTVKLRCDSECLTDVTRCDEETSLGNAEGSLMKVLQAWKKNNSPELTIESERASSDKSAISLSGFMNEQLDFNKNSDIIRARIYILPYISEGNLGDVESTLLPFLQVLFSNTQDGDTPLGLLKNNTRSPSVKRVRNNSTNKNRWRKLHFLENLLDAETQEKMDEVKKEEKPATRTRSNLLSAMYKRYIFQKKLETAQPQKDSLAKTKSTEEKLLRMNRVLKGPRGLQKMHLQAVGDESVWGKQNAQPSVASTAEERRLRRPSPRKLNQLLMVQRPRKLVGKSSNAESSFIKEHKAAGSSTLKQYFKGRPSASIPPKSPPEVKSKSKDLSNTILVLEDAKARLRNIKDFELISHSGKKYIFHKIRTHRVHRKPKVKRSRKFRKKISPNRVMLASPPFSVGRSLINSPPREAVSSSREVTSQENPFPELFSLSDPSIENTTSENNTAQNVSEKIISTGNSSLPGGTSPGNTTHRNVSTAHSTVAADNSMPTVQHTNETQWE; this is translated from the exons ATGGCCTGCTGCCTCTGCCAATTTAAAAACACTATTGAGGTTGTCTGTAAGACAGTCAAGCTGCGTTGTGACAGTGAATGCCTGACAGACGTCACACGTTGTG ATGAAGAAACATCTCTAGGGAATGCAGAAGGATCGTTGATGAAGGTGTTACAAGCGTGGAAGAAGAACAACAGCCCCGAGCTGACTATTGAGTCAGAGAGGGCATCCTCAGATAAAAGTGCTATCAGCTTGTCAGGCTTCATGAATGAGCAGCTGGACTTTAATAAAAACAGTGATATTATCAGGGCACGAATTTACATACTGCCTTATATCTCAGAGGGAAATCTAGGAGATGTGGAATCAACATTATTACCATTCCTTCAAGTTCTTTTTTCAAATACACAAGATGGAGATACGCCGCTGGGCCTTTTGAAAAACAATACAAGGAGCCCTTCTGTTAAACGTGTACGCAACAATTCAACTAATAAAAATAGATGGAGGAAACTCCATTTTCTGGAAAATTTGTTAGATGCAGAAACTCAAGAAAAAATGGATGaggtgaaaaaggaagaaaaacctgCCACGCGTACGCGTTCCAACCTTTTAAGTGCCATGTATAAACGCTACATCTTTCAAAAGAAGTTGGAAACTGCCCAACCACAGAAAGACAGCCTAGCAAAGACTAAGAGTACAGAGGAAAAGCTGCTGAGAATGAACAGGGTCCTCAAGGGCCCGAGGGGCCTACAGAAAATGCACCTCCAAGCAGTGGGAGATGAGAgcgtctgggggaaacagaatgCCCAGCCATCTGTGGCGAGCACTGCCGAAGAAAGAAGGCTCAGGAGGCCATCCCCAAGAAAGCTGAATCAGCTACTCATGGTGCAGAGGCCCAGGAAGCTGGTGGGAAAGTCCTCCAATGCAGAGTCTTCATTCATAAAGGAACACAAGGCAGCAGGTTCCTCTACCCTGAAACAGTACTTCAAGGGCAGGCCTTCTGCCTCCATCCCTCCAAAATCCCCACCTGAGgttaaaagcaaatcaaaagaCTTATCCAACACTATACTTGTTTTAGAAGATGCAAAGGCTAGACTTAGAAATATTAAGGATTTTGAACTAATCTCACATTCTGGGAAAAAATACATCTTCCATAAAATTAGGACTCATCGGGTCcacagaaaacccaaagtcaaaaGGAGTCGAAAGTTCAGAAAGAAAATTTCACCCAATAGAGTGATGCTTGCAAGCCCTCCGTTCTCTGTAGGGAGGAGTCTCATAAATTCCCCTCCACGAGAGGCTGTTTCATCTTCACGAGAAGTGACTTCTCAGGAAAATCCTTTTccagaattattttctctttcagaccctTCCATAGAAAACACTACTTCAGAAAACAATACTGCacaaaatgtttctgaaaaaattatttctacagGAAACTCTAGTCTgccaggaggaaccagccctggaAACACTACCCATAGGAATGTCTCCACTGCACATTCTACTGTCGCTGCAGACAACAGTATGCCAACTGTTCAACACACCAACGAAACACAATGGGAGTAG